A window of Macrotis lagotis isolate mMagLag1 chromosome 1, bilby.v1.9.chrom.fasta, whole genome shotgun sequence genomic DNA:
AGGAGTCACAGGGCCTGTATCCTTTGTTAGCCATGATTGTTGGTTGTGAATCAAAGGTCCTTTGAATTTCTCAATTCCAAGGTTTTTGAAAGGGCGTGTGGACAAGAGATGTAatgcttttcaaatttattatggAATTGGTGCTGAAAATCCCTCAGGATGTGGCTGTCCCACCATAGATATTGTAGTTGGCCTTCCCAGTGGCAGGCTAGAAAAATCGAGGTGCTTAAAGGATCCCAGAGAAGACCCTACCCATTCACCAAGCACTGGGCAGGATCATTCCTTTAGGAGGTGATGAAGGGAAGTTTCCCCTCCACTAGGTCCAGAAAGGCTGGTTtggggggttgtttattttttgctttttttaaaaacaaaaagcaactaTCACAGCACATGCTCAGCATCTCAAGGAGCTCCTAGTGCAATCTTCCTCTTACTCCAGCCCAAGCCTGCAAAAGGGTCAAACCATATGAATGTTCTGCTAGTGTTGGCCTATGGACAATGCCTTTGGCCTGCCATGCTTTTTTAAGGTAAGGAACCTGGAGAAGTCAGAAGGTCCAAAGAGCAAGAACCACCATCTTTGCTCTACCTCCCAGGAACCCCTGGCCTATCAGAGCAGGCAtgaattcttttctccttctctgtcttGTACCAGCTTTTAATTGAAATTACAACAAGTCAAATAGCTgatgctttttccttctcctggtAAAGGGGAGGCCACATTGTTCACAAGAGTATTCTGCCTGGCCTCACTGATCAGTCGGCATGCCAAGTCCAGGAATAATTTCTCCACATTATCAGATTCCTTGGCTGAGGTTTCCAAGTAATACATGTCCTGAGCTTCGGAAAATTCTTCAGCTCTTTGCTGGGAGACTTCTCTCCTTTCAGCTAGATCAATCTTGTTGCCTGTagcaagagaaaaacagaaattcacCATTTGGGATTTGGTAAGCTCAGAAACATCTCAATTGATTTCAAGCCTTGAAGACACTTCCTATTGGTGAGAAAAAGACTTACTCTTACtgtcatttatattttagaatgCCACTTCCACCTACTGCAGTCTTTCACATAGAGCTTGCCcctccagtctctctctctacatCTTCATTTAATGTCTTTGGATGAAATCCCAGAAAGCAGTGTTTTGACTCACAACCTCTGAAAGGTCTGAGATGTAAAACCTCATATTCTGGAAAACTGCAACTTACACTTTTACCCAGTAAATTAGCATTTCAAGCTTCTATCCACATTGACCCAAATAAAGTGTTTCCagattctccttttttaaaaaaataatctagttATTTGCAAATTTTTCAGTGGAGCATATGGACTTTGCTAATGGAAATTTATAATAGTAAGTCTTGCAGCCTGGAACCATGATCTGCTAAGTTAAGTCAGTCAGCTAGCTACTAAGGGAAAACCCAGCATTATGATTTATATGGTAATAGCACCAATAATTATGATGCCTGGATTTCTAAAACTTGAGTTTCTATTTCTCACTTGATGAAACAGCAGTAAGCATTCTTAACAGTCAGGCTTTCATTATTGAAAATTAGCTACTAGCACTTTTTACAAGGCTGCAGGAGATGACAGTTCTAAGGGACAAACTTAGAGGTCAAAAATGATCTTGGTGTATTTCTCTGAAACTCTCATTTTTGCTTGCTCATCTACCACTTCAGGAAGCCACACTCTTTTAGATCAGAATGCAGTTCTGTGTtccaaaagatcaaaaaacaaatcacagCAATATCCCAAATGGGCTCCTCCAATAATTTAGAATTGTATAAGATCAAGATTAAatgtaagaagaaaaataactgaagcCATTTAGATGTTTTAATGATTTAAACAAAATAACTCATTTCTTTAGTGCTCTGGCATAGAAGGACTTGTTAGCTGAAAACATGatctattttttaatcttcattagatgttatataaagaaaaggtttaaggaaaaaagaaaaccaattaggTAGCTTTTATCTTAGCCTCAGCCCTGGGGTGGACTTCTTTTTAGTACTATGTTTGATCTCTACTGGCCTAAATTCCAGAACTGATAGGGTGAAGAGTTAACTGTATATGACCATTGATCAGTGCTTCCCTTTCCCCATATTTTCTTGACCTTACTTCCTCAATTTGatatcactttaaaatttataatgtcCTCTCCTTAGGACAATAGCTTTGAAGTAAgtagtattatttccattttacaagagAGGACACTGAGGTTCAGAGGTCAAGTGACTCACAGTGTTAACACATGTCAGATTCATGATTCATAGGAACACAGATATAGCACagaagggctttaaaaatcacaaaggccctgtcctcattttacagttgtggaggTTAGAGATGAAGtaatctgcccaaggtcacatatgttATAATCAGCAGACTCTGATTAGACTCAGGATTAGAACCCAATTCCTGACAATGAAATCACTTGTAAGTCATCTCAAGAGATATATTTTATAGCTCCTTGGAAACACAGACTATGTGTCATAGAaatttgtaaatggaaaaaaaagtagcaTGAGGGCAGACTCTATTCTTACATTTGTAACTTTGCAGAGGGCAAGGCGACTAGGtttatagtggataaagtgccaagCCTGGAGACAGGGAAAGCTGGAGCTGGCCTcatatactagttgtgtgaccctgggcaagtcactttaccctatttgcctcaatttcctcatctgtaaaatgagctgcagaagaaaacggcaaaccattccaatatttttactaagaaaatcccaaatgaggtcacgaaatggagtctgaaatgactgaacaaactttGAGCTAGTTATttgacttctctgaacctcagttttcttaattataaaatgaggataatatttacAATCTCTATCTTAAGGAGTAATTGTGAGGAAAGCCCATTTAAAGAGATCTGTATATGGGAACTCCTATTAGCCTTGTTATTAAGATGGATGCTGAGGCATGGTTTTAGGGCATTGACTGAATCTCtcatgcccaaagatcaatatcttctttaaaaataaagacaaaggcATTTTGTCCAGCAGCAATTGATTTAGAACCAGAAATTTGGGTTTGGCTGCCAGCTCGACTACATACAAGGTATATATAAGGACATGATCTTTCCAAACttaaatttcagagttggaaggttCATATGAGATCTTATTTGATATAGAGACATAgatgatatatataaaataatactaCTAATAAGACAGCATAAGTTATAGAAATGCACATAGTGGTTTTACAAACCACAAAGTTCAATACAAATGTGAACTCTTTTTATTATTGTGAGTTATTTTTGAACCTCACTTACCCACTAATACAGTGATGACCTTGTTGCTGGCATACTGCTCTATTTCTCTTAGCCATTCTGGAAGACAGCGAAAGGATTCCTCACAGGTGATATCATAGGTGAGTATCAAGGCATTGGCACTGCGGTAGTAACTCTGGGTAATTGATCGGAACCGTTCCTGTCCTGCTGTGTCCCAGATCTGCAGCTTTGGGGACATAAGGAAAGGAATGGGTTGGGGACAGGAAGAAAGCACTGGTTTCCATGCCATCATTTGGAAATGGCAGGGCTTCCAACTAAATGCTTCCATCATCATTTTCTAGCCTAGAAAACCATACAAGACTTCTTATTTCTTATGAGTATTTTAGGGCAGGAAccaaaaggtgaaaaaaggaatggagatttttttttaacttgtggTTTGATTGGTGTTTTTTTCTAggcttgctttaaaaaaaaatcccttttcagCTTTAGTactcaaaagattttgaaattcaaggCACAGAAGAGTCAGACATTCCAGCTTATTCCCTTGGAAGCTGAAGGGCCATGCTCTTTCATATGACTTTTAGCATTTCAGTCAGCAACTGgagaagcaaaacagaaaacCTACAGTCCTTTCCAAATCtctatttaataagtattttttaatatatttcctctGTCACTGACTATAGGAGCAACATGTGATAAGATCACACAAACCACAAGCATCACTGTatgaagacaaaagtaaaatagtCCCTGACTTCTGGGAGTTTATAATTTAGCAAGAGgagatttataaatataaatctttataaaatatgtaCATGGGAATTGGCTGAGGAGGTGAGAGGCATCAGTGATTGGGTCAGGAAGGGCTTTATACAGGTTATTCTCaaactgagccttgaaagaagtGAGGGATTCCAAGAGGCTTGGATGAAGAGGTAGTACAAGTAAAGGACCTGATTGCAAGAAGACAAGTTTGGCAGGGCCACAATGTTTCTGAAAGAGAGTTGTGTGTAAGGCGCGGCtaagtggcgcaatggatagagcaccggccctggagtcaggagtacctgagttcaaatccagcctcagacacttaataattacctagctgtgtggccttggacaagccatttaaccccatttgccttgcaaaatccgagagagagagagagagagagagagagagagagagagagtgagttatGTGTaataaggttggaaaggtaggaaggaactGAAGGACCTTAAGTGCTAAACAGTTGAAATTTAATCCTAGAAGTAATCAAGAGCCATGAGAATTTAAGCAGGAGTGACATGATCACTTTAGGACACTTGGGCAACTGTGTGGAATATagattggagaaaagagaaaaagagagagacttgaggccgGGAACCCACATGGAAGACTAGGCTACTGCAATAATTCATGCAGGTGCTAGACATGTGGTCTGGGGTGCTGCCTCTGTGAGGTGGGAAAGGAAATGTATTTGTGGAGGTCAAAACAAGAGTTGGCAAATGACTTGATTAGCTGTTAACATTTACCTCTATAACacaacaagaaaaatcaaaaggaagacaGTAAATCTCTTTGGAATTTCATCTATACAATcccatgataaagaaaaaatagaaagcaaattcATATAAGATTGTATATTACTGTATATATGGAGCTTATTCTCTTTCTAAACCTGTAAATTCTTAGAGGACAGGGACCAAGTCTAATCATTTCCCTTCAAAATTTAATATCTCCccaagtggataaaacaccacTCTACAatcaataggcact
This region includes:
- the RAB30 gene encoding ras-related protein Rab-30, translating into MSMEDYDFLFKIVLIGNAGVGKTCLVRRFTQGLFPPGQGATIGVDFMIKTVEINGEKVKLQIWDTAGQERFRSITQSYYRSANALILTYDITCEESFRCLPEWLREIEQYASNKVITVLVGNKIDLAERREVSQQRAEEFSEAQDMYYLETSAKESDNVEKLFLDLACRLISEARQNTLVNNVASPLPGEGKSISYLTCCNFN